One genomic segment of Panicum virgatum strain AP13 chromosome 2N, P.virgatum_v5, whole genome shotgun sequence includes these proteins:
- the LOC120659312 gene encoding protein PELPK2-like — translation MASASVLFATALAMALMLSSTSDAARRRADDVTTPAAAAPAAVPTVPAVALPPMPAVPVVPAATLPPPIPAVPAVPNAAMPPMPAVPAVPKATLPPMPAVPKVTLPPMPSVPKVTLPPMPSIPGVPVPFLAPPPSA, via the coding sequence ATGGCCTCCGCCTCGGTTCTCTTCGCCACGGCGCTCGCCATGGCGCTCATGCTCAGCAGCACGAgcgacgccgcgcgccgccgcgcggacgACGTCACgactccggcggcggctgcgcccgccgccgtgcccacCGTGCCTGCGGTCGCCTTGCCACCCATGCCAGCCGTGCCGGTGGTCCCCGCGGCGACCCTCCCGCCGCCGATCCCCGCGGTGCCTGCCGTGCCGAACGCGGCGATGCCACCCATGCCGGCCGTTCCCGCCGTGCCGAAGGCGACGCTGCCTCCGATGCCCGCCGTTCCTAAGGTCACCCTGCCACCGATGCCCTCCGTCCCCAAGGTGACGCTGCCGCCGATGCCATCCATCCCCGGCGTGCCGGTGCCATTCTTGGCGCCGCCACCTTCGGCATAA
- the LOC120659313 gene encoding uncharacterized protein LOC120659313, translating into MLRRRVSSLLGDLELEEAATQVIGAHIAEGGEATGRLHADVRRLDDGHQPVNADYEGAVVEDLGATADAAEEGVLIGDLELEGAEAQAVGAHVTEGAEAIGRLHADARRHDNRHQPVNVDYEDAGVEELSAAGDAAEEGVLIGGLELEGAEDLGADAEHAKA; encoded by the coding sequence ATGCTGCGGAGGAGGGTGTCCTCGCTCCTCGGGGACCTcgagctcgaggaggccgccacCCAGGTCATCGGGGCACACATTGCCGAGGGGGGCGAGGCCACCGGGCGCCTTCACGCCGATGTTAGGCGCCTCGATGATGGACACCAGCCCGTCAACGCCGACTATgagggtgcagtggtcgaggatctcggcgccaccgccgatgcCGCGGAGGAGGGTGTTCTGATTGGGGACCTTGAGCTCGAGGGGGCCGAGGCCCAGGCCGTCGGGGCACACGTTACCGAGGGGGCCGAGGCCATCGGGCGCCTTCATGCCGATGCCAGGCGCCACGACAACAGACACCAGCCTGTCAACGTCGACTATGAGGACGCAGGGGTCGAGGAACTCAGTGCCGCCGGCGATGCCGCGGAGGAGGGTGTCCTGATCGGGGGCCTTGAGCTCGAGGGGGCCGAGGACCTCGGTGCCGATGCAGAACACGCCAAGGCCTAG
- the LOC120659314 gene encoding uncharacterized oxidoreductase At1g06690, chloroplastic-like codes for MMALQVAGCALPPLLARRRCRRRALRSPRAVASDAAPAAAREEDGKVALGGSGVAVTKLGIGAWSWGDTTYWNEFQWDDRKLKAAKGAFDASIDCGITFFDTAEVYGAGISGAINSESLLGRFIKERQRKEQVEVAIATKFAALPWRFGRGSVICALKASLDRLGVSSVELYQLHWPGIWGNEGYLDGLGDAVEQGLVKAVGVSNYSEKRLRDAHARLKKRGIPLASNQVNYSLIYRNPEENGVKAACDELGITLIAYSPIAQGALTGKYTPDNLPKGPRRRIYTPEFLTKLQPLINRIKEIGGNYERTPTQVVLNWLVCQGNVVPIPGAKNAEQAREFAGALGWSLTGDEVEELRSMARQVKPVIGFPVEKL; via the exons atgatggCCCTGCAGGTCGCCGGCTGCGCCCTGCCGCCCCTcctcgcgcggcggcggtgccggcgccgggcgCTCCGCTCGCCCCGCGCGGTGGCGTCggacgccgcgccggcggcggcgagggaggaggacggcAAGGTCGCGCTGGGCGGGTCCGGCGTCGCGGTGACCAAGCTCGGCATCGGGGCCTGGTCCTGGGGCGACACCACCTACTGGAACGAGTTCCAGTGGGACG ATAGGAAACTAAAGGCAGCAAAAGGAGCATTTGATGCGAGCATCGATTGTGGAATAACTTTTTTTGATACTGCTGAAGTATACGGAGCTGGG ATATCAGGAGCCATAAATTCAGAAAGTTTACTAGGAAG ATTCATTAAGGAAAGGCAACGAAAGGAACAAGTTGAAGTGGCCATCGCAACAAAGTTTGCAGCTCTTCCATGGAGGTTTGGCCGTGGAAGTGTCATCTGTGCACTGAAGGCCTCATTGGATCGCCTTGGTGTCTCTTCAGTTGAGCTCTACCAACTTCATTG GCCAGGGATATGGGGCAATGAAG GTTACCTGGATGGCCTTGGAGATGCTGTTGAGCAAGGTCTTGTGAAAGCTGTTGGAGTCTCAAACTATAGCG AAAAACGCCTCCGAGATGCTCATGCACGGCTTAAGAAGAGGGGGATTCCACTCGCTTCAAATCAAGTAAATTACAGTCTGATATACAGGAACCCGGAGGAAAATGGGGTGAAGGCAGCTTGCGATGAGCTCGGCATTACTTTGATTGCGTATTCCCCGATCGCCCAAG GTGCTCTGACAGGGAAATACACTCCGGACAATCTCCCGAAAGGGCCTCGACGACGGATATACACTCCAGAGTTCCTGACAAAG CTCCAACCGCTTATTAACCGGATCAAGGAGATTGGAGGAAACTACGAGAGAACCCCAACCCAG GTGGTGCTCAACTGGCTGGTGTGCCAGGGCAACGTGGTGCCGATCCCAGGGGCGAAGAACGCGGAGCAGGCGCGGGAGTTCGCAGGCGCGCTGGGGTGGAGCCTGACGGGCGACGAGGTGGAGGAGCTGCGCTCCATGGCGCGCCAGGTCAAGCCCGTCATCGGCTTCCCGGTGGAGAAGCTGTGA